CGGAATTCCTGGACCGTGTCGCGGAGCTGCGTTGTGAGTTAATGGTGATGACGCCGAGGATAACCAAGGTCACACCCAATGTTTTGGAAGCGCTGAACTGTTCCTGGAAAACCGGCAGGCTCGCTGCCAGTAAATAAACCAATGCGTAACTGATGCTGAGCAAAGAATAGGCTCGGCCTAGAGGCAGGTCGCGCAATGCGAGCAACCAACACAGCATCGAAAGGGCGTAGGCCAGAATCGCCGCAGAGACGACGCTGATAGCCAGCCTGTCGATACTGCCGTTATTCAGGGTATCCAGCCATTGGGTGGGCGAGGGCAAGCGCGTCATGCTCCAACGCATACCCAGTTGCGCACCGCTGACCAACAACACGCTGCCCATGGCGAATGTGACGCCGCGTCGCAGGTTCATGTGTGTTGGCCCAGCAAAATGACGCCACCGATCACCAGTACTACACCGAACCAGTGGCGGCGGTCGACGGATTCTTTGAACAAAAAGTGCGCCACTAGCGTGATCAAGACAAAGTTCAAGCTAA
The nucleotide sequence above comes from Pseudomonas sp. AB6. Encoded proteins:
- the arnF gene encoding 4-amino-4-deoxy-L-arabinose-phosphoundecaprenol flippase subunit ArnF, with the translated sequence MNLRRGVTFAMGSVLLVSGAQLGMRWSMTRLPSPTQWLDTLNNGSIDRLAISVVSAAILAYALSMLCWLLALRDLPLGRAYSLLSISYALVYLLAASLPVFQEQFSASKTLGVTLVILGVITINSQRSSATRSRNSA